Below is a genomic region from Xylophilus sp. GW821-FHT01B05.
GGTAGAACAGCGCCAGGGACTGCGGCACGTCGGCGGCCGGCCGGCCTTGCTCTAGTGCGCTCAGGATGGCCTCGTTGCGCGCGGCCAGGTCTGGCGGCAACTGCTTGCGCGCGAACTGCTGGCGCAGCACGGCTGCCGCGCCCTGCGCCGGGCCGGCGATGGAGACAAAAGCCTGGGCGCCGGCCTGCCGCGCCGCGAGCATGCCGATCAGCGAGCCCTCGCTGTGCCCCACCACCGCCACAGCGCTGAAGCGGCTGTCGGCGCGCAGCAGGCGCACCCAGTCGGCGGCGTCTTGCACATACAGGTCAAAGCGCAGATCGGCCTCGCGCGCGGCGGCCGGGGCACTGGCGGCAATGCCGCGCTTGTCGTAGCGCAGCGAGGCAAAACCCGCTTCCGCCAGCGCCGCGGCAAGCATCTTCAGGCTGTTGCTGGGGCCGGGCAGCAGGCTGCTGTTGCCGTTGCGGTCGGTCGGGCCCGAGCCGGCGATGATCAGCACCACCGGCATGCGCGCCCGGCCCTCGGGCAGCACCAGGCTGCCTTGCAGGGCGCCCGTGGCGGTAGCCAGCGCCAGCGGCTGCTCGGTGTAGCCGGGCGTGTCGGCCCGGGCACCGGCGAGCCCCAGCAGCAGCCATCCAATGGCCAACCCACGGACCCAACTGCCCAGCTTGCGTCTTGTTGCGGCCGTTTCCATGTGCGCTCCTTGGGTTGCTATCTATTAAATAGCTAATAGCCCAGGCCCACCCTGGGCTAGAGGCCTAAAAGGCCAAGATATTACAAGGTCGGGTAGTCGGTATAGCCGGCCTCGCCGCCGCCGTAGAAGGTGGCCTGGTTGGGCGCGTTGAGCGGCGCGTTTTCCTTCAGGCGGCGCACCAGGTCGGGGTTGGCGATGAAGGGCTTGCCGAAGGCGATCAGGTCGACCTCGCCGCTGCTGAGCTTTTGCTCGGCCAGGGCCTTGTCGTAGTTGTTGTTGGTCATCCAGGCGCCCTTGCCGCCAGCGTTGCGGTAGGCGGCCTTCAGGGCCTTGTAGTCGAACGGGCGGTCGGGCAGCTCGCGCGGGCCGCCGGTGGCGCCTTCGATGATGTGCACATAGGCCAGGCCCAGCGGCGCCAGCTCGCGCACCACGTATTCGAACAGCGCTTGCGGTGCGTCGTCGTGCACGTCGTTGGCGGGGGTGACGGGCGACAGGCGGATGCCGACCTTGCCGCCGCCGATGTCGTCGACGATGCCGCGCACCACTTCCAGCAGCAGGCGCGCACGGTTCTCGATGCTGCCGCCGTAGGCGTCGGTGCGCTGGTTGGCGCCGGTCTTCAGGAACTGGTCCAGCAGGTAGCCATTGGCGGCGTGTACTTCCACACCGTCGAAATGCGCCGTCTCCACCGCGTTGCGGGCGGCGGCGCGGTAGTCCTTGACGATGGCGGGCAGCTCGCCCGCG
It encodes:
- a CDS encoding alpha/beta fold hydrolase → METAATRRKLGSWVRGLAIGWLLLGLAGARADTPGYTEQPLALATATGALQGSLVLPEGRARMPVVLIIAGSGPTDRNGNSSLLPGPSNSLKMLAAALAEAGFASLRYDKRGIAASAPAAAREADLRFDLYVQDAADWVRLLRADSRFSAVAVVGHSEGSLIGMLAARQAGAQAFVSIAGPAQGAAAVLRQQFARKQLPPDLAARNEAILSALEQGRPAADVPQSLALFYRPGIQPYLISWFSHVPATEFAQLGIPTLVLQGDTDTQVRTDEAEALQRAKPDTELRIVKGMNHVLKLVPADPALQRASSSDPTLPLAPELPRAIARFLSRVLPAK
- a CDS encoding alkene reductase — translated: MTTLFDTLQAGSLQLANRIVMAPLTRNRSPQAIPPAITATYYAQRASAGLLITEATAISHQGQGYANVPGLYGTEQLDGWKRVTQAVHEAGGKIVVQLWHVGRISHTTLQPDGQAPVAPSAIAAKAKTYLIDAQGQGSFAETSTPRALDAGELPAIVKDYRAAARNAVETAHFDGVEVHAANGYLLDQFLKTGANQRTDAYGGSIENRARLLLEVVRGIVDDIGGGKVGIRLSPVTPANDVHDDAPQALFEYVVRELAPLGLAYVHIIEGATGGPRELPDRPFDYKALKAAYRNAGGKGAWMTNNNYDKALAEQKLSSGEVDLIAFGKPFIANPDLVRRLKENAPLNAPNQATFYGGGEAGYTDYPTL